A window of the Hordeum vulgare subsp. vulgare chromosome 5H, MorexV3_pseudomolecules_assembly, whole genome shotgun sequence genome harbors these coding sequences:
- the LOC123399562 gene encoding pumilio homolog 5-like produces MVEGSALPLIGGTGAGDWQPSKDLSSYDPLPASLSGEELAFDVNDGAIHGSWRDAAPNRSGSAPPSMQGSLAELGHLISRHSGDLEATLRNLSSGAVSSESEELCSDPAYLKYYGAKVNLNPRLPAPHVSRENQRLMNRFSKPGERRPLYFDDSSSDRSLTHRSTLSTHKEEPEDDGSSKLDSSSAEDARCRNDQSTSSIECHSSKLVGLMQENFPRSTDLYNNSSGPSNTNSGDGESVCCISSSDLNGFPSDMPQRPRGPIGSPVRNTLSSNSVAASSPLTSSSSVNSIMGPSQQGSSSTEIKSGGAMRAILNGVDSSMKNLKISLDTQDSAHVKQQRQNNVFLQNGPLHGDPTQMIPQGINLPQVPFVNNFSHAHMNLYSGDIQLMSQHGMPTPFYTQSPYYQNPQLPGVLMPPYGIDGHGLPNSFLPPFMTNFAPQLPVMTPSDTPLTPTFSGRVAGFPSTGNIAAGTEFSNPFKIDEQLRVTMPPSVPDLSLIHYFQQPSIYHYGLGNPYDTVSPSSNFVGNFTAAFGPEKVMPGIMHQSGQKFQFPNTGACSSPTARKQGSYVGNHPGTSPYISIPMPYPTTPVFHGQPSSGTYPCDRRNNAPGFQSPSKTTGLSPGIQEQRAREKSGPNTHFFVGEVRSNKAHMVELSDIKGHIAEYSSDQDGSRFIQQKLENGTTEDKALVFDEILPHASSLMTDVFGNYVIQKMFEHGDSEQRRDLAKKLAGHVLNLSLQIYGCRVFQKALEAIELDQKIELVCELDGHVLECVRDQNGNHVIQKCIECVPVEHIGFVVSAFQGQVATLAMHPYGCRVIQRILEHCSNGSDGIIDEILQSACTLAQDQYGNYVTQHVLEKGKSNERSQIISKLAGQVVAMSRNKFASNVIEKCFQHGNIADRDLLIKDILEQTEGNNYLLVMMKDQFANYVVQKILVTCSGQQRDALVSRMKGHLQALRKYTYGKHTASRIERFSGDGAAPRGSQAKP; encoded by the exons ATGGTCGAAGGGAGTGCTCTGCCGTTAATTGGAGGTACGGGAGCTGGGGACTGGCAACCAAGCAAGGACTTGAGTTCATATGACCCTTTGCCTGCAAGTCTTTCAGGAGAAGAGCTGGCATTCGACGTGAATGATGGTGCTATTCATGGGAGCTGGAGGGATGCTGCCCCGAATCGCAGTGGAAGTGCACCTCCTAGCATGCAGGGGTCTCTGGCTGAACTTGGTCACCTCATAAGCAGGCACAGTGGGGACCTTGAGGCCACATTGAGGAACTTGAGCTCTGGAGCTGTCAGTTCAGAGTCTGAGGAGCTATGCTCTGATCCGGCATACTTAAAGTATTATGGTGCCAAGGTGAATTTGAACCCAAGGCTTCCTGCACCGCACGTTTCAAGAGAGAACCAAAGGTTGATGAACCGTTTTAGCAAACCTGGAGAACGGAGGCCATTATATTTTGATGACAGCAGCAGTGACAGGTCCTTGACTCATCGTTCTACTCTATCAACGCACAAGGAAGAGCCTGAGGATGACGGTTCATCAAAGTTAGATTCAAGCTCGGCAGAGGATGCTCGATGTCGTAATGACCAAAGCACATCCAGCATAGAATGTCACAGCTCAAAACTTGTAGGCTTAATGCAG GAAAACTTCCCTCGAAGCACTGATTTGTACAATAATTCTTCTGGTCCTTCAAATACGAATTCTGGTGATGGAGAATCTGTCTGTTGCATCAGCTCGTCAGACTTGAATGGATTTCCATCAGATATGCCTCAACGGCCACGTGGACCTATTGGGAGTCCAGTGAGAAATACACTTAGTAGCAACAGTGTCGCAGCTTCATCTCCTTTGACTTCATCCAGTTCTGTGAATAGTATCATGGGACCTTCTCAGCAGGGAAGTTCAAGCACAGAGATTAAGTCTGGTGGTGCAATGCGTGCCATACTTAATGGTGTGGACTCCAGTATGAAAAATCTGAAGATTAGTTTGGATACCCAGGATAGTGCACATGTTAAGCAACAGCGGCAGAACAATGTGTTTTTGCAGAATGGCCCATTGCATGGTGATCCTACTCAAATGATTCCCCAAGGCATCAATCTACCTCAAGTTCCGTTTGTGAATAACTTTTCTCATGCTCATATGAATCTATATTCTGGTGACATTCAGTTGATGTCCCAGCATGGAATGCCAACGCCTTTTTATACACAGAGTCCGTATTATCAGAATCCACAGTTACCTGGTGTCTTGATGCCTCCATATGGAATTGATGGGCATGGATTGCCTAATTCATTCTTGCCACCTTTTATGACTAACTTTGCTCCTCAGCTTCCTGTCATGACACCTTCTGATACTCCTCTTACACCGACCTTTAGTGGCAGAGTAGCCGGTTTTCCTTCAACAGGAAATATTGCTGCAGGGACTGAATTTTCGAACCCATTTAAGATTGACGAGCAACTTAGGGTAACTATGCCGCCATCTGTACCTGATCTTAGTCTCATTCATTATTTCCAGCAACCATCTATCTATCACTATGGTCTGGGAAATCCATATGATACAGTGAGTCCAAGTAGTAATTTTGTTGGTAACTTTACTGCTGCTTTCGGTCCAGAAAAAGTTATGCCAGGAATCATGCACCAGTCAGGACAGAAATTTCAGTTTCCAAATACTGGAGCTTGTAGCTCCCCTACAGCCAGAAAACAAGGAAGTTATGTTGGAAATCATCCGGGCACCTCACCTTACATCAGTATACCAATGCCATATCCTACAACTCCAGTGTTTCATGGCCAACCTTCATCAGGAACATATCCCTGTGACAGGAGAAATAATGCACCGGGATTCCAGTCCCCATCAAAAACTACAGGCCTTAGTCCTGGGATTCAAGAGCAGCGAGCGAGGGAGAAATCTGGTCCCAACACACACTTTTTTGTTGGTGAAGTAAGGTCCAACAAAGCTCACATGGTTGAGTTATCTGACATCAAAGGCCATATAGCGGAATACAG CTCTGACCAAGATGGCAGTCGATTCATTCAGCAGAAGCTGGAGAATGGTACCACTGAAGACAAGGCCTTGGTGTTTGATGAAATCCTTCCTCATGCTTCATCGTTGATGACTGATGTATTTGGAAACTATGTGATCCAAAAG ATGTTTGAACATGGGGACTCTGAGCAGAGAAGAGACCTTGCAAAAAAGCTTGCTGGCCATGTGTTAAATTTGAGCCTTCAGATATATGGTTGCCGAGTATTTCAGAAG GCCCTTGAAGCAATTGAGCTTGATCAAAAGATAGAACTTGTTTGTGAACTTGATGGACATGTTCTAGAATGCGTTCGCGACCAAAATGGGAATCATGTTATACAGAAGTGCATTGAGTGTGTCCCTGTGGAGCATATTGGCTTTGTGGTGTCGGCTTTTCAGGGACAGGTTGCCACCCTAGCAATGCATCCATATGGTTGTCGTGTTATTCAG AGAATCCTCGAGCATTGCAGTAATGGTTCAGATGGTATAATAGATGAAATCTTGCAGTCTGCTTGCACCCTGGCACAAGATCAGTATGGAAATTATGTCACACAG CATGTTTTGGAGAAAGGAAAATCCAATGAAAGGAGCCAAATTATAAGTAAATTAGCTGGGCAGGTTGTGGCCATGAGCCGAAACAAATTTGCATCCAATGTCATAGAGAAGTGCTTCCAGCATGGGAATATTGCAGATCgggatcttttgatcaaggatatTCTTgagcaaaccgagggaaataattATTTGCTG GTGATGATGAAGGACCAGTTTGCTAATTATGTGGTTCAGAAGATACTTGTAACATGCAGTGGACAACAGAGGGACGCTCTTGTCAGTCGTATGAAGGGTCACTTGCAAGCGTTGAGGAAGTACACCTACGGCAAACATACCGCCAGCCGAATCGAGCGGTTCTCTGGTGACG GTGCTGCGCCGCGGGGCTCCCAGGCAAAACCCTGA